One Elephas maximus indicus isolate mEleMax1 chromosome 18, mEleMax1 primary haplotype, whole genome shotgun sequence genomic region harbors:
- the C18H1orf116 gene encoding specifically androgen-regulated gene protein, producing MPERELWPAGPGLEPVTRIGSCDSMTSSTSTHSGSSDSSYDFLSAEEKECLLFLEETIGSLDTEADSGLSTAPDQSEPAPTPQASWALPLTQPAPQAHPEETIIWQASEPRRETQFSSSHTSEPQVLDFRSGSQSLPRNIHIGRNQKPRKSTTQANNHIPGESEEFVPEPQSKRDSQSSEPILAPTSPQKAALELDVVLIPPPESFRDSQPERCGEDSLPKRPGELSSTPQLHKSFSPQKKEEASSEAMSQKVNEKGSVGDPGQTRPPPALSSQNARAEDAPFPSGGDPHAHLAPLTAPKPRKLPPNIVLKSSRSSFHNHPQNWRSRHSEVAPGDSGLVSSLLQEQKKARKEALEKLGLPQDQDEPSFQLSKPTSSLRLKDPPALATALAPAPAPAPAPASAPALAPAPAPAPAPAPTPAPAPAQGPSPVKAPAPAPALAAAQGPSLGKVSIPAQDPSPGKAPAAKSMPIPIPKATRAKPDSGLTLQESNIPGLRQMNFKSKTLERSGIGLSSYLSAEKDSSPQTSSSLEKGSFMDKISPSVLRNSRPRPASLGTGKDFAGIQVGKLADLEQEQNSKHLFYSGQSRDKLPRPLCVSVKISPKGIPDEHRREALKKLGLLKE from the exons ATGCCCGAGAGAGAGCTGTGGCCAGCGGGGCCTGGCTTGGAACCCGTGACCCGAATTGGCAGCTGTGACAGCATGACGAGCAGCACCTCCACCCACTCGGGATCT AGTGACAGCAGCTACGACTTCCTGTCTGCTGAAGAGAAGGAGTGTCTGCTTTTCCTGGAAGAGACCATTGGCTCATTGGACACTGAGGCTGACAGTGGACTGTCCACTGCCCCTGACCAGTCTGAGCCAGCCCCAACTCCCCAAGCTTCGTGGGCACTGCCTCTAACCCAGCCTGCTCCGCAGG CACATCCGGAGGAGACAATCATTTGGCAAGCATCAGAGCCAAGGAGAGAGACTCAGTTCAGCTCATCCCACACCTCTGAGCCCCAAGTCCTGGACTTCAGGTCTGGCTCCCAAAGCCTCCCCAGAAATATCCACATTGGCAGAAACCAGAAGCCCAGGAAAAGCACCACCCAGGCTAACAACCATATCCCTGGAGAATCTGAGGAGTTTGTACCAGAACCTCAGAGCAAGAGGGACAGCCAGAGCAGTGAGCCCATTCTGGCACCCACCAGCCCCCAGAAGGCTGCCCTCGAGTTGGACGTGGTGCTCATCCCCCCACCAGAGTCCTTCCGGGACTCCCAGCCAGAGCGGTGTGGAGAAGACAGCCTGCCCAAGAGGCCAGGGGAGCTGAGCAGCACACCCCAGCTCCACAAGTCCTTTAGTCCCCAGAAGAAAGAGGAGGCTTCCTCAGAGGCCATGTCCCAAAAAGTCAATGAGAAAGGCTCAGTGGGTGACCCAGGGCAAACCCGGCCTCCTCCTGCCTTGTCATCTCAGAATGCTAGAGCTGAAGATGCTCCCTTCCCATCTGGGGGGGATCCACATGCCCATCTGGCACCCCTCACAGCCCCTAAGCCCCGGAAGCTGCCCCCCAATATTGTTCTGAAGAGCAGCCGAAGCAGTTTCCACAATCATCCCCAGAACTGGAGGTCCCGTCACTCTGAGGTGGCCCCTGGAGATTCTGGTCTGGTCTCCTCTTTGCTACAGGAGCAGAAGAAAGCACGTAAAGAAGCACTGGAGAAGCTGGGGCTACCCCAGGACCAAGACGAACCAAGCTTCCAGTTAAGTAAGCCCACCAGCTCCCTTAGACTCAAAGATCCTCCTGCCCTGGCCACTGCCCtggctccagctccagctccGGCTCCAGCTCCAGCTTCAGCTCCAGCTCtggctccagctccagctccagctccagctccagctccaactccagctccagctccagctcaGGGACCTTCTCCAGTGAaagctccagctccagctccagctctgGCTGCAGCTCAAGGGCCCTCCCTAGGGAAGGTTTCAATTCCTGCCCAGGACCCCTCTCCAGGGAAGGCTCCAGCTGCCAAATCCATGCCAATTCCTATCCCTAAGGCCACGAGGGCAAAGCCTGACTCAGGGCTGACCCTCCAAGAAAGCAACATTCCTGGCCTGAGACAGATGAACTTCAAGTCCAAAACTCTGGAACGTTCAGGTATAGGGCTGAGCAGCTACCTCTCAGCTGAGAAAGACTCTAGCCCCCAAACCAGCTCATCTCTGGAAAAGGGCTCCTTCATGGACAAGATCTCGCCTAGTGTCTTGCGTAATTCCCGGCCACGCCCTGCCTCACTGGGCACAGGGAAGGATTTTGCAGGTATCCAGGTGGGCAAGCTGGCTGACCTGGAGCAGGAACAGAACTCTAAACACCTCTTCTACTCAGGACAGAGCCGTGACAAGCTGCCTCGACCCCTCTGTGTCAGTGTCAAGATCTCCCCAAAGGGCATCCCTGATGAACACAGAAGGGAGGCTCTGAAGAAGCTGGGACTGCTGAAGGAGTAG